A single region of the Marinobacter nanhaiticus D15-8W genome encodes:
- a CDS encoding 3-hydroxyacyl-CoA dehydrogenase NAD-binding domain-containing protein — protein MTAIRYDIDDKNILTLTIDMPGQSANTMNATFRDALTDTVAKVEKDLDSLKGIILTSAKKTFFAGGDLNELYKVTPDQAAEFETMVDGLKSQMRFLETSGKPVVAAINGSALGGGLELCMACHHRVVLDHDSIQLGLPEVTLGLLPGSGGTQRLPRMVGLEASFPYLMEGKKANPKAALKLGMVDALARDTDDLMSQARAFIEANPSCQQPWDKKGFRIPGGGPQHPAMAQKLAIAPAMLKQKTKGCYPAPEAILSAVVEGAQVDFDNGSKIETRYFTQLVVGQVAKNMTGTFWFQLNAIKAGSSRPAGVEPAKFAKVGVLGAGMMGAGIAYSTAIRGIDVVLKDVSVDNAEKGKAYSRKLLDKKVSRDRMDDAGREAVLSRINATDAAEDLAGCDLIIEAVFEDSDLKANVTREAEQKLVEGGLFASNTSTIPITQLARASEHPERFIGLHFFSPVDKMQLVEIIAGEQTSDDTLARAFDYVQQIGKIPIVVNDSRGFFTSRVFGTFVNEGVAMVREGIHPASIENAGILAGMPVGPLAVCDEVSLTLIQHVRNQSRKDIEAAGKSWTPHPAEAVIDRMVDEFNRKGKAAGAGFYDYPESGKKQIWQGLVNTFTNHEKAAATDLQTLKDRLLFIQSIETVRCLEEGVLRTVEDANIGSIFGIGFAAWSGGAIQFINQYGVRAFTERARILAEQFGERFAPPRLLLEKAERNTRFE, from the coding sequence ATGACTGCTATTCGTTACGACATCGACGACAAGAATATCCTGACCCTCACCATCGACATGCCCGGCCAGTCCGCCAACACCATGAACGCCACGTTCCGCGACGCGCTGACGGATACCGTGGCCAAGGTCGAAAAAGACCTCGATTCCCTGAAGGGCATCATCCTTACGTCCGCCAAGAAGACGTTCTTCGCCGGCGGCGACCTCAACGAACTGTATAAGGTGACGCCCGACCAGGCGGCCGAATTCGAAACCATGGTCGATGGTTTGAAAAGCCAGATGCGTTTCCTGGAAACCAGCGGCAAACCTGTTGTGGCAGCGATTAATGGCTCCGCCCTGGGCGGGGGGCTCGAACTTTGTATGGCCTGTCACCATCGTGTCGTCCTGGACCACGACAGCATCCAGCTCGGTCTGCCGGAAGTGACACTGGGGCTGCTGCCCGGCAGTGGGGGCACACAGAGACTGCCGCGTATGGTCGGGCTCGAGGCTTCTTTCCCCTACCTGATGGAAGGTAAGAAGGCCAACCCAAAAGCGGCGCTGAAGCTTGGCATGGTCGATGCGCTGGCCAGGGATACCGATGACCTTATGTCTCAGGCCCGGGCATTTATAGAGGCTAACCCCAGCTGCCAACAACCTTGGGATAAGAAGGGTTTCAGGATTCCCGGCGGCGGGCCACAGCATCCAGCCATGGCCCAGAAACTCGCCATTGCACCAGCGATGCTGAAACAGAAAACCAAGGGCTGTTACCCCGCCCCGGAAGCCATCCTTTCTGCTGTAGTCGAAGGCGCCCAGGTGGACTTCGATAACGGCTCAAAGATCGAAACCCGCTACTTTACCCAACTGGTCGTGGGTCAGGTTGCCAAGAACATGACCGGCACCTTCTGGTTCCAGCTCAACGCCATCAAGGCCGGCAGTAGCCGACCGGCAGGCGTCGAGCCGGCGAAGTTCGCCAAAGTCGGCGTTCTTGGAGCCGGAATGATGGGGGCCGGTATCGCCTATTCCACGGCAATCCGGGGCATCGATGTGGTGCTTAAGGACGTCTCAGTGGACAACGCCGAGAAAGGTAAGGCTTATTCCCGCAAGCTGCTGGACAAGAAAGTCAGCCGCGACCGTATGGACGATGCCGGGCGGGAAGCCGTACTCAGCCGGATCAACGCGACGGACGCTGCCGAAGACCTGGCTGGTTGCGACTTGATCATCGAGGCGGTGTTCGAGGACAGCGACCTGAAAGCCAACGTGACCCGGGAAGCTGAGCAGAAACTGGTGGAAGGCGGACTGTTCGCCTCCAACACCTCGACAATCCCGATTACCCAACTCGCCAGGGCATCGGAGCACCCCGAGAGGTTTATCGGTCTCCACTTTTTCTCGCCGGTGGACAAGATGCAACTGGTGGAAATCATCGCCGGCGAACAAACCTCGGACGATACGCTGGCCCGCGCATTCGACTACGTCCAGCAGATCGGCAAGATTCCTATCGTGGTCAACGACAGTCGCGGTTTCTTTACCTCACGAGTATTCGGCACCTTCGTCAACGAAGGGGTTGCCATGGTGCGGGAGGGTATCCACCCGGCCAGCATAGAGAATGCCGGCATCCTGGCGGGTATGCCGGTCGGCCCATTAGCCGTCTGCGACGAAGTGAGCCTGACCCTGATCCAGCACGTCCGCAACCAGAGTCGCAAGGATATTGAAGCCGCCGGGAAGTCCTGGACGCCACACCCGGCCGAAGCGGTCATCGACCGCATGGTGGATGAGTTCAATCGCAAGGGCAAAGCTGCGGGCGCCGGTTTCTACGACTATCCTGAATCGGGCAAGAAGCAGATCTGGCAAGGTTTGGTAAACACCTTCACCAATCACGAAAAAGCCGCCGCGACGGACTTGCAGACCCTCAAGGATCGCTTACTCTTCATCCAGTCCATCGAGACCGTACGCTGCCTCGAGGAAGGTGTCCTAAGAACGGTGGAGGACGCCAACATCGGCAGTATCTTCGGTATCGGTTTCGCCGCCTGGAGCGGTGGTGCTATCCAGTTCATCAACCAGTACGGGGTCCGCGCCTTTACAGAACGGGCCAGAATACTGGCTGAGCAATTCGGTGAGCGCTTTGCGCCACCCAGGCTGTTGCTGGAAAAAGCGGAACGCAATACGCGTTTCGAATAA
- a CDS encoding carboxy terminal-processing peptidase encodes MMIRKPNFSRLQSAGVALALGLMVTSTAGLAALDKEAEKAFEPVSPTIDQARANILISRQLQFTHFMDQRIDSELSKRVFDAYLDQLDSQRMYFLQSDIDRFSPWRTKLDSALKTGQLDPAFQIYNLYQKRVIERLDHALELVNDGIDEFEFDSEDRLQLDRAEEPWASDKEALDAIWRRRIKNAILAQRLNGKDDEEIVTSLTRRYESQRTRALQARSEDAFQSYMNAFAGLWDPHTSYFSPRTSENFNINMSLSLEGIGAVLQSDNEYTKVVRLVPGGPASKQGQLKPADRIVGVAQGKDEEFTNVVGWRLDEVVDLIRGPRESVVRLEVIPASASDETVTRTIAITRDEVKLEEQSAQSDMIELERNGKPYKVGVIDIPTFYADFQAMQAGDPNYKSTTRDVRKLIDNLKGNGMEGLVIDLRNNGGGALQEASDLVGLFIDEGPTVQIRNADNDVSVLTDEDPSVAYSGPLVVLVNRMSASASEIFAGAIQDYGRGLVVGSQTFGKGTVQAVRPLNHGQLKITQSKFYRVSGGSTQHKGVIPDITIPTRINKEEIGEDALDGALPWDQIEAVPHARYFDFSGVIDELRRRHEDRFAESPEFQLLEEEIELLNTQRDREWVSLNYGERETYQEQLESRQLHIANARRQLEGKEPFEDWKALESHQEAEAADPDGDDKLDFIVREGGHIMADMLELDSRMASMIHPERITAQARNTSEKF; translated from the coding sequence ATGATGATCCGCAAGCCTAACTTCTCTCGCCTTCAGTCTGCCGGCGTAGCCCTTGCCCTGGGACTGATGGTCACATCAACCGCTGGTCTGGCGGCTCTGGATAAAGAGGCGGAGAAGGCTTTCGAGCCCGTGTCTCCGACCATCGATCAGGCCCGGGCGAACATCCTGATTTCCCGTCAGCTTCAGTTCACGCATTTCATGGACCAGCGAATCGATTCCGAGCTATCCAAGCGCGTTTTCGATGCCTACCTGGACCAGCTCGATAGCCAGCGCATGTATTTCCTGCAAAGTGACATCGATCGTTTTTCGCCCTGGCGCACCAAGCTTGATTCGGCCCTGAAGACCGGCCAACTCGATCCGGCCTTCCAGATTTACAACCTTTACCAGAAACGAGTGATCGAACGGCTGGACCACGCACTTGAGTTGGTCAACGACGGCATCGATGAGTTTGAGTTCGACAGCGAAGATCGACTGCAGCTGGATCGTGCTGAAGAGCCTTGGGCATCCGATAAGGAGGCGCTGGACGCGATATGGAGACGGCGAATCAAGAACGCTATTCTGGCGCAGCGCCTGAATGGCAAGGACGACGAGGAGATCGTCACCTCCCTGACCCGCCGCTATGAAAGCCAGCGCACGCGCGCCCTCCAGGCACGAAGTGAAGACGCGTTCCAGAGCTACATGAACGCCTTCGCTGGCCTCTGGGACCCGCATACCTCCTATTTCTCGCCGCGCACCTCCGAGAACTTCAACATCAACATGAGCCTCTCCCTGGAAGGCATCGGGGCGGTGCTGCAGTCCGACAACGAATACACCAAAGTGGTTCGTCTCGTACCCGGCGGCCCGGCTTCCAAGCAGGGGCAGCTCAAGCCTGCGGATCGTATCGTTGGCGTTGCTCAGGGCAAGGATGAGGAGTTCACCAACGTTGTCGGCTGGCGGCTGGATGAGGTCGTCGACCTGATCCGCGGCCCACGTGAATCGGTGGTTCGGCTGGAGGTGATCCCTGCCAGCGCTTCCGACGAGACCGTAACCCGTACCATCGCCATCACCCGTGACGAGGTCAAGCTGGAAGAGCAGTCCGCCCAGAGCGACATGATCGAACTCGAAAGGAATGGCAAACCCTATAAGGTGGGTGTCATCGACATCCCTACTTTCTACGCCGATTTCCAGGCCATGCAGGCGGGCGATCCCAACTACAAAAGCACCACGCGCGATGTGCGCAAGTTGATCGACAACCTGAAAGGCAACGGTATGGAAGGCCTGGTGATCGACCTTCGTAACAACGGCGGTGGCGCGCTCCAGGAAGCCAGCGACTTGGTGGGCCTGTTTATCGATGAAGGTCCCACCGTACAGATCCGTAATGCCGACAACGATGTCAGCGTGCTCACTGATGAAGATCCGTCGGTCGCATACTCTGGGCCATTGGTGGTGCTGGTAAATCGCATGAGCGCCTCCGCATCCGAGATCTTTGCCGGTGCGATACAGGACTACGGCCGTGGACTCGTGGTCGGCTCACAAACTTTCGGCAAGGGAACCGTGCAGGCGGTACGCCCGCTCAACCACGGTCAGCTCAAGATCACCCAGTCCAAGTTCTACCGGGTGTCCGGCGGCTCCACCCAGCACAAGGGTGTTATTCCTGACATCACCATCCCAACCCGTATCAACAAGGAAGAGATCGGTGAAGACGCCTTGGACGGTGCCCTGCCCTGGGACCAGATCGAAGCCGTACCCCACGCCCGTTACTTCGATTTCAGCGGTGTGATCGATGAGCTTCGGCGTCGCCATGAAGACCGTTTCGCCGAAAGTCCGGAATTCCAGTTGCTGGAAGAGGAAATCGAGCTGCTCAACACCCAGCGCGACCGTGAATGGGTCAGCCTGAACTATGGCGAACGCGAGACGTACCAGGAGCAACTTGAATCTCGCCAGCTGCACATCGCCAATGCACGTCGCCAGTTGGAAGGAAAAGAGCCCTTCGAAGACTGGAAGGCCCTGGAGTCCCATCAGGAAGCCGAGGCGGCCGATCCCGATGGGGACGACAAACTGGACTTCATCGTACGGGAAGGCGGCCATATTATGGCTGACATGTTGGAACTGGATTCCCGTATGGCGTCGATGATCCATCCAGAGCGTATTACTGCCCAGGCCCGCAATACCTCGGAGAAGTTCTAG
- a CDS encoding helix-turn-helix domain-containing protein produces the protein MTSDNESDNPNPIESEARKALALESLLMDTLHAIQSMRQAEALGVPPLTGTEDASKSAKPEKPDDNTEDSLVDRLSDLTGSAFRFALRTTDASMRAGRALLKSQDQLRMMLAAGDSLKDIREVAGLTLNEMADALDLRDKNFLEAVENGTATLSFELILRLAALVARNDPIPFILRYTRNYNPEAWQVLNDWGVGRLPLQFERERQFINIFRGHDEARKLSDEGFEKVLEFTRRSFEMSLHFVAEQEMEVEKIRAETIKPTEDPGKPEPTSRRDASVNKTKARKGSSSRKRG, from the coding sequence ATGACCAGCGACAACGAGAGCGACAACCCAAATCCGATCGAGAGCGAAGCCCGCAAGGCCCTCGCTCTCGAAAGTCTGCTGATGGACACGCTCCATGCCATCCAGTCCATGCGGCAGGCGGAAGCGTTGGGCGTCCCCCCGCTCACAGGCACCGAAGATGCCAGCAAGTCAGCTAAACCGGAGAAACCCGACGACAACACCGAGGACTCCCTGGTTGACCGCCTTTCCGATCTGACCGGTTCTGCCTTCCGTTTCGCCCTGCGCACGACCGATGCTTCGATGCGGGCGGGTCGGGCGCTGCTCAAGTCCCAGGACCAGCTTCGCATGATGCTTGCAGCGGGGGATTCCCTGAAAGACATCCGCGAAGTGGCCGGTCTTACACTGAACGAAATGGCCGATGCTCTCGACCTGCGGGACAAGAACTTCCTGGAAGCGGTCGAGAACGGCACAGCCACCCTCTCCTTCGAACTGATCCTGCGGCTGGCTGCGCTGGTCGCCCGCAACGACCCGATTCCCTTCATCCTGCGCTATACGCGCAACTACAATCCGGAAGCCTGGCAGGTACTGAACGACTGGGGTGTTGGCCGCTTACCGCTTCAGTTCGAGCGAGAGCGTCAGTTCATCAATATCTTTCGCGGCCACGACGAGGCGCGAAAACTCTCCGACGAGGGTTTCGAAAAGGTTCTGGAGTTCACGCGTCGTAGCTTCGAAATGTCCCTGCATTTTGTAGCTGAGCAGGAGATGGAAGTCGAAAAGATCCGCGCCGAGACGATCAAACCCACGGAAGACCCGGGCAAGCCCGAACCGACCTCACGACGCGATGCCAGTGTCAATAAGACGAAAGCGCGAAAGGGTTCTTCAAGCAGAAAAAGGGGCTAA
- the sbcB gene encoding exodeoxyribonuclease I, translated as MIKSFYWHDYETFGADPIHDRPSQFAGVRTDADLNVIEEPLVIYCQPTEDYVPDPVACLITGITPQQARAEGYPEAEFIGLIHDAFNQPGTCAVGYNSLRFDDEVTRHTLYRNLRDPYAREWQNGNSRWDIIDMVRLTYALRPEGINWPMKEDGTPSFRLEELTAANGIAHEAAHDAMSDVEATIALARLIRDKQPKLFQYVLEHKDKHSARAMLDLATFKPVFHVSSKYPATIGCCAMVAPVAQHPVNRNAVVVYDLRHDPDELIEASPEEIRNRVFTSQADLGEGTMRFPLKAVHLNKCPVLAPATMLKSLSPERLDALQLDGDVLRDNLHKLRQAPGISERIAEAFQPQDNGPGDLTDPDEQLYAGGFLTPADRKRLDQLLLQPVDLMGEAVPAFDDPRLEEMVFRYRARNYPQTLLAEEQERWEQFRQQRLMQPTSGWRSLEGYFAGIQQRLQDEELSARDRQLLEELALYGESLIPYV; from the coding sequence GTGATCAAGAGTTTTTACTGGCATGACTACGAAACCTTCGGTGCCGATCCGATCCATGACAGGCCGTCCCAGTTTGCTGGCGTGCGCACCGACGCCGACCTCAACGTCATCGAGGAACCGCTGGTCATATACTGCCAGCCGACCGAAGACTATGTCCCCGATCCGGTTGCCTGTCTGATCACCGGTATCACGCCCCAGCAGGCACGGGCTGAAGGTTATCCCGAGGCCGAGTTCATCGGCCTTATCCATGACGCCTTCAACCAGCCCGGCACGTGTGCGGTGGGGTACAACAGCCTACGCTTCGATGATGAAGTCACCCGCCATACCCTGTATCGCAACCTCCGCGATCCCTATGCCCGTGAATGGCAGAACGGCAATTCCCGCTGGGATATTATCGATATGGTGCGGCTGACTTATGCCCTGCGTCCGGAGGGGATCAACTGGCCTATGAAGGAAGACGGTACCCCGAGCTTCCGGCTGGAAGAGCTGACCGCTGCCAATGGTATCGCCCATGAGGCGGCGCACGATGCCATGTCTGACGTGGAAGCAACCATCGCGCTGGCAAGACTGATTCGCGACAAGCAGCCGAAACTCTTTCAGTACGTGCTGGAACACAAGGACAAGCATTCGGCCCGTGCCATGCTCGACCTGGCGACCTTCAAACCGGTTTTCCACGTTTCCAGCAAGTATCCGGCGACCATCGGCTGTTGCGCCATGGTGGCGCCTGTGGCCCAACACCCGGTCAATCGTAACGCGGTCGTTGTCTACGATTTACGCCATGACCCTGATGAGCTGATCGAGGCTTCGCCCGAAGAGATCCGCAATCGTGTATTCACCTCACAGGCGGACCTGGGCGAGGGGACCATGCGGTTCCCGCTCAAGGCGGTGCATCTTAATAAATGCCCGGTGCTCGCGCCGGCGACCATGCTCAAGTCCCTTTCGCCCGAGCGCCTGGATGCCCTGCAACTGGATGGCGATGTGCTGCGGGACAACCTCCATAAGCTGCGTCAGGCGCCAGGCATCTCCGAGCGTATCGCGGAAGCTTTCCAGCCGCAGGATAACGGACCGGGCGACCTGACCGACCCGGACGAGCAGCTTTACGCCGGTGGTTTCCTGACACCGGCAGACCGCAAACGTTTGGACCAGTTGCTGCTGCAGCCGGTAGATCTGATGGGGGAGGCGGTGCCGGCATTCGATGATCCGCGGCTGGAGGAAATGGTGTTCCGCTACCGTGCCAGGAATTACCCGCAAACCCTGCTAGCAGAGGAACAGGAGCGCTGGGAGCAGTTCCGTCAGCAGCGTCTCATGCAGCCGACATCGGGATGGCGTTCATTGGAGGGCTACTTTGCGGGCATTCAGCAGCGCTTGCAAGATGAGGAACTCAGTGCCCGTGATCGGCAGTTGCTGGAGGAATTGGCGTTGTACGGAGAGTCGCTGATTCCCTACGTCTGA